The Homalodisca vitripennis isolate AUS2020 unplaced genomic scaffold, UT_GWSS_2.1 ScUCBcl_5859;HRSCAF=12791, whole genome shotgun sequence genome contains the following window.
AAGGCAAAGCAGTAACAACAATAGTTTGAcgccaaaaattatttaacattcatagcaggaatcaacaaaaataacaagtatcaataataaataggtcaagaataacaaagataacaatcaaatataaggTAACCATTGCAATAAACTGTCAGACAAAACGAACCACTTGAAAATCAAcatgataatagaatataaaataataacagaattataatatgtagaggataaaatatatatatatctatatatatatatatatatatatatatatatatatatatatatatatatataacagaactataatatgtaggaaaatacaattatacattacgaggtaaaacaaactataaattaaggaaaaacaacataagaataataacaagcacGTGCACTGATGAACTCATGTCAACACCCTGGAGCACCTCCACTTAAAGGACAACCAAGAGCCCCGGAAGAAATCCAACCCAGCGCAGACCAATCCCCCAGTACGCTGCATCCTCGCCAAACCACAGTTGCTAGCATAACTAGTTGGCCGGTATACTCTTCCAAACACTGCCTTTGATCTAGTTTCTCTAGGAATGTAGAAGTTTACTTGACGAAGGAGGTCAGGACAATCCAACTTGCCATTAACCAACTTGTAAAGAAGCTGAAGATCTTGCAATTGACGTCTAGTGTGAAGAGGATGCAGGTTGAATCTCAGCTCCAATTCTTCAATTGGAGTCGTCAGGTAGCCATAGCCCATTCGAACGCCCAACACCCTCAAAAAACGAAGCTGAGCTCGGTCCAAGTAGTCGATATGGGTAATAAGATGAGGGGACCAGATCACTGAACCATACTCAAGGACCGGGCGAACGAGAGACTTGTAGAGGATCAGGAGCGACTGGGGTGACCTGAAGCTCCTAGTCGATCTCATGATGAATCCCAAGAGGGAGTAAGCTCTTGATACAACACCATCAATAGGCTCCAAAGGGTCGAGTGTAGAGGTGAAAACAACTCCAAGGTCCTTAACACTGTTCATTCCTCTCAGCACCAATCCATTGATGCGGTAGTCAAAGATATATGGAAATTGACTATGAGAAAAAGACACCACTTCGCACTTGGAGACATTCAGCTCCATAGCATTGGCAGCACACCACGTTTCAATCCTGGTGAGGGACCGCTGGAGAACTTGCTGATCGAACGTAGAGTGAACCCTGGTGTAGATCTTTAGATCGTCAGCAAACAGCAGACAATTGACCGGAAGTTCACAAGTAATATCATTTTATGAAGATGTTGAAAAGTAATGGACCCAGGTGTGAACCCTGGGGGACCCCTGAGGAAGCACAGAATGGTGCTGACAGAACACCCTCACATTTAACCATGAGTTTGCGGTCCCCAAGGTAACTAGCCAACCACCTCAACAACGGCCCACCAACCCCATAACCAGCAAGCTTCGCAATCAACAGTCCGTGGTGCACcctgtcaaatgccttagagcAATCCAAGTAGATACAAATCCACCTGACATGAGTCAACAAAGGCAGCCATAACATGCTCCTGAAAGACCAGCAATTAGTGATTGCAGATCGATTGCGAAGAAAACCATGCTGACTATCGGATATAAACTTTCTTAGATAGAAGTAAAGATGGTCCAGGACCAGTGCCTCAAAGACTTTCGCAAGAGCAGACTGAATAACAATAGGTCTAAAGTTAGTTATGTTGCAACGGTCTCCTGACTTGAAGATTGGGACCACGAATCCCCGCCTCAGCACTGACGGAAAAGTTCCAGAGGCCAGTAGCAGATTAAACAATACCGCCAAATGCGAGGCAAGAACAGGAGCACAAAATCTCAGTActgagccggttctatacctatatctccccggctcatgtgtgttttatatagtgtgtgtgtggtttattggctgcagaggcgactgaccttttgaaggcgtttggcctttccggcagagtggaagagactccgagccgtgctgtactagttgGAAGTAGctccatttaatttttatttaattaagtgttttggaagttttgctgagcatttctccttctaacatgtgcggctaagtctacggcccctcactgatgagtaagttttgctttcttttaaattttagtgattattttcttttttcatactgtgaaggttaagagcacatggttttcaaaattgtagttttgcttttttagttttcagtacttctggctgttaacaaatattttaaatttggctttcaaattaattctcttacactttcatttagttttcaccctttcttttcggcttaaattaattttctgtctctcagtgaggaccagtcctaggcttatgttacagttcctttttattctgcagccaatattgtttgtaatgtgtcacttgttatgtagtttttgtaaacaaacccagagagactgctgaaggttcattttgctaaattttttaagcctttctgagagatgtaaacgttcttcgggtcttttagcccctTACTCCCCCCCctttatagcctacttggttaatttaaggccttctgccatcaaattttaaatttagattcctgtttaataggctgctactttttggccatcagttttttttccctaatctttttttttttttttttcaccaagagtaatacgcttaatttttgttctgtgacagaggggattttcttactaactttctttggggttgttgttttgagttgggaattttattttaagtgcaggattgcccttcccctgcttttcaccaattttgagcctattctgtcaataattgcctgttttaaaaatgtttgaacaagttgttacgtatggtaggctactgcgtatacctcaaataaattcctttataacttattgttttagtcttttaaaaggaatatcttgttttatttattgttttctaatgttaccagcttctatattaaggtttattttaatttttatcagtaattgattggtctgtgatatttgaaattttggtaatttaacttaattaaaattcttgatatataacttttggcaactttacttttattaaattctatattgtttggcaactatttattaattattattaactttaaaagggtactaggctgaaacctggtttcagggtccaagagatgagttgatttccgcctgtcatctctccatcatgcgtggtcgcagagaaccttcgctctTGCGCTCTGcggaaggacggccaccatgatggacatttcatCTAGTCAacttctgtgataccctgctcatatttatttaattgttattgttattgttgccatttatatagtttatattttgttatttaattttaagttagttttagatattatttagtttatttcttggatttcatttaggagcccgcccttagccgaaggataccggtggaattggcatttcttgtttcaaattatggcgttttctaatttttgtatgcaggtgcacctgacgaggattgtttgagatatactactgcaggcacttttattttttttattatttatagtatatgtatacaacatatattttttatattgacaggataggtgttttcgtagtaaatgaacctgagtatgctgaccacggtgttctttttttttacctagtttttttgatccggcatcccgttcgccaccatgggcgcgcgcttccctgatgtttgctgtgggtgtgcgagcggcgatgtaccggtttcaatggtagcagagcgtggttagctgctctctcagctgtctctcagttctggttttgtttgttggtgtaggttagtgttaggtagggggaggttagagtacacaactttttttttcattaggagctcgccctagcacaggataccgggtggaattggtttagtgtcttgcttcctgcagacttaccctttgcagggagcaagggactctaaattgcttaaccgctaaatttatctaactgtactctacttctcccctatcaatgtgttgttttgttatatttattgcttctgtgtttgtaggttgtggttagtgtacatttgcagggtatccttctattaggtggcaggtattaagttcttcacttggacctcgtcagtgtaagccttttgtgagttgagtccacttaggttactaagtaatttttgCGTACGctctgttgtttattgtttatttatttgtcttaattgtttggtatggctttttctctggtgcctgaacatctacgcaggCCCGAGTTGGTTTtcgaggtcctggcgagaggacagaagcccgagggagatgtgagggcattaagagctcaattacgggcttgtatagcgttggaccgcagctggaatgcagagttccaaattaacacagaatttgagttttgtaaaacccgaatggaggaattggaagacgatattaattttgagtcacttcccatgtccgggtcagcaaaggctagattggcatctcagcttttacattggcgtgacagaatagtttttacttatgtcggctcctagtttagactctgaaattaaaagttgggctttttcggccagtaataaattaaaacaagccctagatggtttgagtgaggttgcgctcggtgaaggagaagggggtactatttaccgctgtcactccaacggaggttcccactaccattacttttgctaaccatcctccAGCTccttctttcgagcctcccagagttactatgtctctgatgggtagtggccctcctgaaccGGCTGCTGAggcttcatctatagttgtgccttccttttctagctttggcaaactgcctcatcctttggggagtgtgttacaacacttccccagagttgatggacttgacactaatttacttatccattttcttctggaagtttttaaactgagagaatttcctggtatgacagatgccatgcttatgcagattttagcgcagttttccttaaggcccctttttgatcgccttctagactgccttaagagaggtgccacctttgaccagttccacgccgagatattggagttctttgtacctgctcgggttagggagcgcttgcgggtggaacgcgtttatcgtcctcaggcaccagatgAGACgtttgagccattttgtcggggagatacgggatgtagcccgggtgttgcgcttgagcttgagcgaaacggagttggtgagccttattttggagggcattaaacctgaagaacgctcccgtttgattttttgtagccgtcccgcatcttttgcggatttggaccggctctccatcatctctagaggggttcaggatgcggatgatcaaaggaggccatgtcgaggcatcttcctcacttgcctccggggccggtccatgctccggtgcagtctgagccagcagctgctccttcccgtaggcagcctcctacctgttatggctgcaagcaagtgggacatattagaccgttttgtccacttaataaaaaaaactagtaagcttgcggacgagtaagcccgactcgtgccgtaaaggtaattctgagggcaaatatgtacctaatttttgatggtaaaagggtagctggtttaaatacagaacagaaagaaaacagaaagaaatagactttggggacagttatcatcgttggccgagaggggaggttgctgctctggctgcgcagggagtaagggctgcccgctcaacctgcccacaactggatgtgcttgtggggaatgtggtgcagaaggccctggttgattctgggtcagcacgcagcctgatttctttgtcgttttttgaagatctaaaatcctctgggctaatacggcaggttgagcctagttcacttatctgctggactgcttcacgcacacacctttacctattatctgtagtgcccagattcacatcaaaattaattatttctcttgggattggagctttttggtggctaagggacctgacttttcctttcatcttgggagcagattttatcggaaaaactggcatgattttggatttggcctccagtcatgttttctttgctttcgccaggcgggtgctcgttcccttttcagatgtcgagtctcgtgggactgcttgccttagagatggaagataagagcttgactcctcctgaccaactaggacatcttacgccgaaagaggctgaggacataaggcagatttgttcccgttttcctgaagtcctcactgacaaaactgggcacgaccaatctcttggaatacgagattcgtcttacagacacccgtcctgtacgttcccatccatataagcttgctccgcccaagatggaaattctgagaaatatgatcgatgatttacttaagagtggggtaatcgagccgtcttgctcaaatttttccagtccagcgtttctagtgccgaaacctaatgggaagtccagattggtcctggattatcgaaccgaaagctcaatgctcagatagaaattgacgtactccgtgcctctccccgatttgcattctgctttcgactgtgtttggtaaggccaagtatttctccatttttgatcttaaccaggcataccatcagattcctctaaaacacgagtctcgacctctcactgccttttgtgtgccttggaatttgtaccagttcacccgagtgccaatgggcttggctgtgggggcccaaacactcaccagactcctggattctatctttcatgatgtcaaatttaagttcgtgttcaactatctggatgacctgcttgtgtacagtgagagttatgaggagcactttgactcatctggaggaagttctaactaggctgcgagagtctggccttaaccgtcaatcctgaaaaggtgagttttgctcagcctgaaatatcgttttctgggtcatcttgtctctcttctctcgaggtgtttgtattgaatccagagagaacccaggcaatcagggagtttcctcctccttaaggatgccaaggggattgcccgttttgtgggaatgataaatttttatcgtcgtttcatccccaatgttgctgaagtggcggcccctctgaactctcttaggaaaaagggtgccaagtttgagtggggtgaagcgcaacagactgcttttgagcagctgaaagaggcagtgatgcagcctccagtcttggctatgcctgatttcaggtcgtaagttcgtcttgcaaactgatgcttcccctcctccttagccgttgctgcagtttttatcgcaagaagtagatgtgTATCCCCGGCAGCCCATagagcttatgcttcacgcacgttaaccccttgtgagaagaagagtttttttgttctgtttatgagctggaatgtttggctgtcgtgtttggaattaacaagttcaggcgttacctagaacataaagaattttttgttggaaaccgacaaccaggcacttttcttggctccttgcccacccccgtcagctcgggaagattggtcgctgggtagtccaaatttctgcccttaagttcacagtttgcagcacgtgcgaggcacccaaaatatcattagcggacactctgtcacgcatgtatcacttacccaacgaccaccaggatttatcagagccgccatgttgtggcgtgctcctagactttcctctggcattttcggacattgttccacaccaacttaaggatccccgagctgactgctatcatcaatgagcttaaaaacggaggtgcccaccctccttattttctgtaccgaggtgctctatgctgccgtgacaagcagcggagaaaacctaagtttagtgctgccaagctttcttgtaccgatggtctttcagtatttttcattcttctcctgtgggcggacatctaggaattcataagaccatcgacgaagattagggatcagttcatctggaaaggtatggaccgggataattgcagctcgagtacgttttTTCTTGTgaaactgtgctcgctaagcaaaacccgctcaaaataccaagttgggtcttttgtcatctgaggtggcggaaaaaaaaacctttggagaaggttttcattgactatgttgggcctctcccgcgtagcaagtccggaaataagttcctacttgtttgtgtggatgccttctccaagtttgtttggttgttcccattgcggagtgctaccgcgcagctcacggtgcaagcacttcgtaaccatttctttcaacactttggaatccccgccaccttagtttccgataatggttcacagtttgtctccaatatctttaaaagaatgtgctttgggcacggaatccgccatgtgactacttccccttttcTATcactcagccttctcacgccgaacggtttaatcgcaatcttcgatctgctctcattgcctttcatgcggaaaatcagaccacctgggatcaacaactaccttggatccaatttgcctttaatacggcccagcatgaaaagtcacaaggcggtacctttcaagttattattttggctttccgccaaacaacccctttggcgaacctttggaaaaaattagcgatcttctgccacctcctggtactcccaatgtgaaagccacttgggaggcagccaggcggaatctcattcgggctagggaattagtaaggaggaagtacaaccgaggtcgtattgccaatcccttccaggtgggggatctagtttactgcaaggctcacccagtcagttcggctgtggataaaagagctgctaaactttgctacaggtggactggtccccaccgcatcttgaagtttctgactccgggtgactgcccgactgggagggagatcctcagtccgggaagattttcaggaaggcgcacatatcccatctgaagccttgccggagtcatccgtgatttctctttagtctgtgcgggagggttttaggtccagaggcctgatcacctctgctccttctttcctgatcaaggttcctgtgttCCCTTCTTCTTTGTAAAAACCCACGCTACTCTTTGGAGGGTTTTCTTGCCTCCaaaaactggattttcttggttttcccttctgcagacttaagggtttccggtttatttttcttcaaccattggggggagaggcattttcgtttggttcttcattttgaagaaaattaacagaggggagttcctccttttgggggggggagtctgagccggttctatacctatatctccccggctcatgtgttgttttatatagtgtgtgtgtggtttattggctgcagaggcgactgaccttttgaaggcgtttggcctttccggcagagtggaagagactccgagccgtgctgtactagttgGAAGTAGCTCCATTTCAAGGGGAGCCAGaccgggggaaaattttttttttacacatttttagtttttttaaaattattatgactccatttcattctctttaaaatgatataattgtcATCACTGTAACTTACGTATAagcccttgaaaaaattaaaacaatatatcaagacACAGAGTTTTTTCTCTGAGCAACGTCAATAGTGTAGCTAGTATACTCCTGGCATTTAGTATAGTAACCATTGGTTTTATACTCTGCattttttgtttgtgtagttGGGTCATTAGTGACAGTTGACTAAACATCAGTTTTATCCGTCAGCTGTCGTCTGTTGTTTTGGTTCCTTTCACAATACCGAACATGTAAACCTTGtttcttgtttacattttgtattttgttcaaagaagacACTGAATTTGGTGaaattgttgtgttatttttcgaaacatatttgtttttgtttagtggAACTCGCGATGCCAAGGAAACAATTGAGTTATAAAAACCAAGAGTAAACATCATGCAGGTAACCAGTacagtaggcctaggcctacattgGTAGGTTCAGAAACTTTGTCAGGAACTCAAGAAACACCTAACAAAGAACTTGGGAGTAGTTCTACTAAAGTATCTTCTGCAAAGAAGTTGTCCTTTGATAGCTATGAAACATTTCAATCTTCTGGAgcaggaaattgtatttttgatgtcCACTTATTGTCttgtgcaattaaaaaaatttgttaaatgtaaagtattgtGATTCAACAGACACAATCGAACTTATTGTGTGTGTTATGATGACTCTGAGAACTCTGGGTTAGTATTATCAACTAAGTTAGAATGTACAGCATGCTCAGAattccaaaaattcaaaaactcaaATCTTTCAAATGATGAAAAACTGTATGATCTCAACGTAAAATTTGTTTACCGCTATGCGAACTATTGGGAAAGGGCCAAACTGCCGgaaaccaattttgtgttttactagACCTACCTAAGCCCCCACAAAAATATGCTAAATACCACAAAGACTCTACAGACAGCACTCAAAATCTTGTGCCAGAAGATACTATGATGAAGGCTACAATGGAAGCAGTGCAGGTAAATGATGGGTGTACCGAGCTTTGCAGTTGCGATTGACGGTTCATGGCAGCGCACGCGGATTCAAATCTCTAAATGGGACTAGTGAGTGTGACCAGCTTCGATAACAGGGAAAGTGTTGGATGTATCTATTTTGTCTAAATACTGTCAGACATGTACCATGACAAAACCTGGGGAACATGAGTGTACTAAAGAACTATGATGGAAGCTCGGGAGGAATGGAGGTAGCGGGTGCTCTTGAAGTATTCAAGAATTCTGTGACacgaaatgtaaaatatacaaagtacCTTGGTGATGGTGATAGTAAGGGTTTCCAGATTGTGAAAGAATCTAAACCGTATGGGGATGATGTCGAGATTGAGAAATTGGAATGCATTGGGCACATACAAAAGCGTATGGGGACGCGTTTACGTGAACTGAAGCGGAAAACCAAAAGCCAAAAACTTGCAGACGGAAAAGTGCTTGGAGGAAAAAAAAGACTTACTGACACCCAAATTGATAAGTTACAGACTTATTATGGCCTAGCCATAAGAAGAGGAGTAAACAGTGttgaagaaatgaagaaaaacatCTGGGCAACCTTTTTCCATAAACTTTCAACGGATGATAATCCACAGCACGGATTGTGTCCTGTGGGTTGAGGATTCATGGTGCGGTTTTAATAAAGCCAAAGCTGAGGGAAAGACTTACAAACACAAAGACAGTTTGCCCTATGATGTTATGgtgaaaattaaagatatttacaagGCACTTACACAAACAGAGCTGTTGAAGAAATGTTTGCACGGGCACACCCCAAACcctaatgaaagttttaataatattgtatgggCTAAAGTTCCGAAGAGGGTATTTGTGAGACTCGATACACTGAAGTTGGGCGTATATGATGCG
Protein-coding sequences here:
- the LOC124373545 gene encoding uncharacterized protein LOC124373545, which produces MELNVSKCEVVSFSHSQFPYIFDYRINGLVLRGMNSVKDLGVVFTSTLDPLEPIDGVVSRAYSLLGFIMRSTRSFRSPQSLLILYKSLVRPVLEYGSVIWSPHLITHIDYLDRAQLRFLRVLGVRMGYGYLTTPIEELELRFNLHPLHTRRQLQDLQLLYKLVNGKLDCPDLLRQVNFYIPRETRSKAVFGRVYRPTSYASNCGLARMQRTGGLVCAGLDFFRGSWLSFKWRCSRVLT